The Winogradskyella schleiferi genome contains the following window.
CCTATAAGGTTTAGATACTAAATCAAGTTCAGCACAGGCCTCGCAGCATATACGTTTAGCCTTCAAAAGTTGTTGAAACCTTTGAGGGCTAAACATTCTTTAATTCAATTGTTTAGTAATATCAACTATTTTTCCTTCTACCGCAGTTGCCGCAGCAACCAAAGGACTGGCTAATATTGTTCTGGATCCTTGGCCTTGGCGACCTTCAAAATTTCTATTTGAGGTAGAAACACAATATTCTCCTTCTGGAATCTTATCATCATTCATAGCCAAACATGCCGAACAACCTGGTTGACGCAACTCAAACCCTGCGTCATCAAACACCGTTTTTAAGCCTTCTTCTATAATTTGGGCTTCAACTTGCTTACTTCCTGGCACTAACCAAGCCGTAACATTTTCAGCCTTCTTTTTACCTTTTATGTAATTTGCTGCCACTCTAAAATCTTCAATTCTAGAATTGGTGCAACTTCCTATAAACACAAAATTAATGAGCTTATTGATTAAGCTTTCTCCAGCTTCAAAATTCATATAAGCCAATGATTTTTTAAATGATGGATTCTCATCAACCGGAATGTTTTCAGAAATTTTAATTCCCATTCCAGGATTCGTTCCGTAGGTAATCATCGGTTCTATATCCTCGGCATCAAAACTATATTCCTTATCAAATTGTGCGCCTTCATCCGTTGGCAAGGTTTTCCAATAGGCCACTTTCTTATCAAAATCGTCACCTTGCGGCGCAAATTTTCGTCCTTTTACGTATTCAAAAGTGGTGTCGTCTGGGGCAATCATGCCGCCTCGTGCTCCCATTTCAATACTCATATTACAAACCGTCATTCTACCTTCCATACTCATGTCCTCGAACACATTTCCTGCATATTCACAGAAATAACCTGTACCTGAATTGGTTCCTAGTTTTGAAATGATATAAAGAATGACATCTTTTGGTAACACACCATTCTTTAATTTCCCATTAACGGAAACTCTTAAGCTTTTTGGTTTTGTAAGCAACAAGCATTGGCTTGCAAAGACTTGTGCGACCTGACTTGTGCCAATGCCGAATGCAATGGTTCCGAAGGCACCATGTGTTGACGTGTGACTATCTCCACAGACCATGGTTAAGCCTGGTTGCGTCACTCCTAACTCAGGAGCCATCACATGGACAATTCCATTATATTTATGTCCTAACTCATATAATGTAATATTGTTTTTTTTACAGTTTTCAGAAAGTTGCTCTAACTGTTTTCTAGAAAGCGCATCTCTAATGGGCTGATCTTGATTTAAAGTTGGTGTATTATGATCTGCCGTTGCCACAATTTGGTCAGGCCTGAAAACAGGAATTCCGCGATCTTCCAATTCATTGAAAGCTTGCGGACTTGTAACTTCGTGTATTAAATGTTTATCAATATATAGAATCTGAGGCCCATTTTCTATGGTGCTGACCACGTGTGAATCCCAGACTTTATCGAATAGTGTTTTTTTTGTTGTCATATTTATTTTCCGCGAAAGCGGTAATCTCATTTTTACTAAAGGCTCGTTGATGAACTATGCAGAAATTATCTGTTCGTAAACCTTACTGGTTTCAATAATTTGATGGATATCGCTATCATTGATTTCTTTCTTTCTGTCCGCAAATCTTAAAAAGTTGGAATAGACATCATCTAGCTGAAGTTTTGTTAATTCGTAACCTACAATTTTAGCTCTGTATGCTAAAGCAGCTCTACCGCTTCTTGCGGTTAAAACAATTGCAGACTCAGTGACACCAACATCTTTAGGGTCAATAATTTCGTAAGTTTCACGATTTTTAATGACACCATCTTGATGAATCCCAGAACTATGCGCAAAAGCGTTAGACCCAACAATGGCTTTGTTTGGTTGCGTATAAATACCCATGCTATCCGAAACAAGTTGACTCATTCCATAAAGCAACGACGTATTAATATTGGTATCTAAATTAAGATAAGGATGTTGTTTTAATACCATTACCACTTCTTCCAAAGCTGTGTTACCAGCACGCTCACCAATACCGTTTATTGTGCATTCTATTTGCCTTGCACCATTTATCACGCCCTCAATAGAATTGGCCGTTGCCAAACCTAAATCATTATGGCAATGGCACGAAAGAATCGCTTTTTCAATACCTTTTACATTTTCTTTTAGGTATTTAATTTTTGCGCCGTATTCACTCGGTAAGCAATAACCTGTCGTATCTGGTATATTCAATACAGTTGCACCAGCTCTAATCGCCGCTTCGCAGACTCTTGCTAAATATTCGTTATCCGTTCTACCAGCATCTTCAGCATAGAATTCAACATCTTCAACAAAGGACTTTGCATATTTTACAGCAGCAAACGCACGCTCCAAAATATCCTCTTGAGTCGTTTTAAATTTATGGATAATGTGTGATTCTGAAGTTCCGATTCCAGTATGGATTCTTGGCTTTGCTGCATATTTCAACGCTTCTGCAGCCACTTTTATATCATTTCGAACTGATCGTGTCAATCCACAGACCGTTGCATTTTTTACAATTTTTGAAATCGCTTCAACCGATTCAAAATCACCAGGACTTGACACAGGGAAACCAGCTTCAATCACGTCGACACCAAGCACATCTAATTGTTCTGCGATAATAACTTTTTGCTCTTTATTAAGTTTGCAACCCGGAACTTGTTCACCATCACGTAAAGTTGTATCGAAGATTTGTATATTGTTATCAGACATATATCAAAATATATTTATAGTATTGTCTTACGAATTTATATTTTGAAATTGAATAATCTGTTTCCGATTGCATTGTTTTACGATGTTCAAAAGCAAAAAGAGTTACTATTTTATTGATTATCAACACAATAAATCTATTTTATATTGACAACTAAAGACCAAAAAGATAATTTATTTTCACTCGTAAAGTCCTTAACAAAGTCTGAAAAACGACAATTCAAACTTTATGTAGGGCGGCTTGGTGTGAATTCTGATTCAAAATTCATGAAACTTTTCAGTTTTTTAGATAAAGCAAAAGGCTATAATGAAGCGTCGATCATAAAAAGTGGTATTGTAAAAAAGCAGCAACTTGCCAATGTAAAAGCGCATTTGTACAAACAGATATTAATTAGTTTGAAATTGAATCCTTCGCATCAAAATGTGCGCTTACAAATTAGGGAACAACTCGATTTTGCTTCTATTCTATATCACAAAGGCTTATATAAACAAAGCTTAAAAATATTAGACAAAGCGAAGGAGTTAGCGATTTCGTATGAAGAAAAAAATTCAGCTTTTGAAATTGTAGAACTTGAAAAAGTAATTGAATCACAATACATAACGCGTAGCATCAGTACACGTGCCGATGAGTTGGCCATACAAGCTAAAGAACTAAGTTCACTCAATGTCATTGCTAGTAAACTCTCTAACTTATCCTTACAGTTATACAGTACCATTCTTAAAACGGGCTATGTAAAAAATGAACAAGAGAGCCAAATGGTCACTAAATATTTTGATGACCGTTTACCTAAAATTAACTTGGCTAAATTAGGGTTTCGTGAAAAGCTTTGGCTCTACAAAGCCAACTTATGGCAAAGTTTTTTACTTCAGGATTTTTTGAACTGCTATAAATACGCTTCAAAATGGGTGGATTTATTTCATCAAAATCCTAGCATGATCAACCTAAATCCGGTTTTTTATCTCAAAGGGAACAATTACCTATTGGAATCCTTATTTTTCATTGGAAACAAACAAAAATTTGTAAAGAAATTAGAGCATTTTAAAGCTACCGTAAACAATTCAAAATTCAATAAAGATGAAAATGTTTCAACCTTGGTGTTTCTTTATACCAATTTCCATAGCATTAATCAACACTTTATTGATGGTAGTTTTGAAGATGGACTGGCATTAATTCCACAAATTGAAAAAGAACTCATTCAATTCAAAGACCGAATTGATCCGCATCATAAAATGATTTTTTATTACAAATTTGCCAGTTTACATTTTGGCGCAGGAAACAATAAAGCTTGTATAAAATATTTAGACAAGATTATTTCCAACAAATCGCTTTCCATGCGAGAGGACTTACTCTGTTTTTCTAGAGTATTAAATCTTGTGGCTCATTATGAAGCTGGATTAGATTATCATTTAGAAACGCTTTTAAGAAGTACCTACAAGTTTTTGATAAAGATGAATGACTTGCATGAAGTGCAGAAAGAAATGATAAAATTTATTAGAGGACTTCAATATATTTACCCACACGATCTTAAAAATGCGTTTAAGGAACTTCATAAAACATTAAAAACATACGAAGACCATCCTTACGAACGCAGAGCATTCTTATATCTAGATATTATTTCTTGGTTGGAAAGCAAAATTGAAAACAAGCCTGTTGGCGAAATAATTAAAGCCAAATATTTGGCAAAAAATCCTTCTTAATTAGCGGAATTTCATAAAAAACCCATAAAAAGTCATAATAAATTTGGAATTCTAACTTTTGTGTTGCAATATTTGTATTCACAAAGTTCAAACACTTACTGAAAAAAGAATAACTTTTAAAAATAAAGTTCAAGGCGCAAAAAATTTATAAACCGCAGTTTGCATATGCAAATGAAGATTTAAAAATTTTGAAGTAACGCAGAAATTTGCTTTTAAAATTGTTCTTAAAATGTTATCAAGAAAGGCGGAGAGATAGACTCGACGAAGCCTTAGCAACCCTTAGATTTACTATGAAGGTGCTAAATTCTACTTGAAAGTGCAAGTCATTTTTTGCATATTCGGATAGATAACTCAAGACTAATTACCCATCTGTAATTAGCATTTTCTTTATAACATTTTTCTAGTATAAACGCCATTAATTGGTGTTTCCATTCATGGAATTTTATTTCATCATTGGTTTGACTTAATTATTATTAACTCAAAAACAAGAAAAATGAGTACACAAAAATTCGCAACACAAGCGTTGCACGCAGGACACGACGTTAGTCAAACAGGAGGAACAAGAGCTGTTCCTATTTACCAAACTACATCTTATGTTTTCGATAATTCGGATGATGCTGCAGGGCGATTCAATCTATCGGTTCCTGGATTTATTTACACACGATTAAATAATCCAACAAACGATATTCTAGAGCAACGATTGGCAGCATTGGAAGGCGGCATTGCCGCTGTTGCAACAGCTTCCGGAACCGCAGCCATCTCAACGACATTACTAACACTTTTACGTGCTGGAGACCATATTGTGGCATCTAGTAGTTTGTATGGAGGAACGTACAACTTATTAAGCGTTACACTACCAAGACATGGTATTACAACGACGTTTGTAGACGCCTCTGACCCAGAAAATTTTGAGAAAGCCGCTCAGGAAAACACAAGAGCCATTTTTGTTGAATCTTTAGGAAACCCTAAACTCGATGTTTTAGATTTAGAGGCGATTTCAAAAGCAGCAAAAGCACATAAAGTACCTTTAATTGTTGACAATACAGTGGCAACGCCTTCGCTTTTAAATCCAATTGAATATGGCGCCAATATTGTCATTCATTCGTTGACCAAGTATATCAATGGTAACGGAACGTCCTTAGGTGGAATTATTATTGACGCTGGAACTTTTGATTGGACTAACGGTAAATTCCCGGAATTCACAGAACCTTCTGCAGGTTACCATGGCTTAGTATATAGTGAAGTCATTGGTCCTGCTGCCTTTATTGCAAAAATCAGAATTGAAGGCTTGCGTGATTATGGTGGTGCATTGAGCCCGTTTAATGCATTTCAAATTATTCAAGGCTTGGAGACTTTAGAATTACGTATTCAAAAACATAGTGAAAACGCATTGGAATTAGCAAAATGGTTACAAGCACAATCCGAAGTGAAATGGGTCAATTATCCTGGTCTAGAATCTAGCAAATATAATTCCCTTGCCAAGAAGTACTTGCCAAAAGGACAAAGTGGTATCGTTACCTTTGGATATGAAGGCGGTTACGAAGCCGCAAAAACCATCGCAGATACCACCAAAATATTTTCTCTATTAGCCAATATTGGTGATACAAAATCATTAATTATTCATCCTGCAAGTACGACGCATCAACAATTAAGTGATGAAGCACAAGAAACGACTGGCGTGACTAAGGATTTAATTAGACTATCTGTTGGACTAGAGAATATTGAGGACTTAAAAGCAGACTTAAAAGAAGCATTTGCGGCTGTAAAAGAGAAGCAAGCACTTCAAAATTAGTCTTTACAAACACAGTTGATGTTAAAAAAACAGATATCTCTTTCATAGAGGTATCTGTTTAATCGCTTAAAAATTTAAAAGGATTCCCATTGTCATGGGAGCTAAGAGATGGGAAAATTAAATTATATATATCTATCAGATTTTAATACCGAATCCGGAAAGGCTTATGCTATAAATCTATCTTACCAAACATTTGGAAAGGCGCTACATGAAGCTCCTATTGTTTTGGTAAATCATGCCCTTACCGCTAATTCTAATGTGATTGGAGAACATGGTTGGTGGAATGATTTAATTGGAGCAAACAAATGTATAGACACCAATTCATATAGCATTTTAGCATTCAATATTCCTGGAAATGGCTACGACACTAATGCCGAAAACTTAATCGAAAACTACAAAGATTTCACGGCTCGCGATATCGCTAAATTGTTTGCCTTGGGATTAGAGCAATTAAATATAGAACAGCTTTTTGCGGTTATTGGTGGTTCTGTAGGAGGTGGTATTGCATGGGAATTGGCTGCATTAAAACCTCAACTTATAGAACATTTAATTCCAATAGCAACCGATTGGAAATCTACGGATTGGTTGATTGCTAATTGCCATATTCAAGATGCAATTCTCAATCATTCAAGTGATCCACTGGCAGATGCTAGAATGCATGCTATGACGTTATATCGTACACCAGAATCATTAAAGCAGAAGTTTGAAAGAACTAAAAGAAACAAGGACCTTTTTAACATCGAATCTTGGTTAAATTATCATGGTAATGCGTTGAATAATCGTTTTAACCTATCGGCTTATAAAATGATGAATCAAATCTTACGCACTATTGATATTACTGAAGGACGAGGTGATTTTATAGACGTAGCTGCAAAAATTGAATCCGATGTACATATCATTACCATCAATTCCGATTTGTTTTTTAAAGCCGAAGAAAACTGGAATAGCTTTGTTGAACTGAAGAGTAGAAAAGAAAATGTCCATATTCATGAGATAAAATCAATTCATGGCCATGATGCCTTTCTAATTGAATTTGATCAGTTAGAGCGTTTTTTAAAACCTATTTTTAAAGTTAAAGTAAAAACTTCTGAAACTTCAGATAAGCAAGTGGCATAGTTAAATCAGATTTTGGACTCTAGATTCAAGTCCCAATTAATCTGAAACCAGCTGCAGCAAACGGCAGTAACGCTCGACATAAACAGGTCGTTTTGTTGGGAAACCATGGTAATCGCATCAGATTTTGATGGCATTGTTGATTCGATAAAAGGGCTTTGTACTGCTTAACACATTGAAAACATCAAATCGTATCTCATCGAAAAAGTGGAAAAGCATCTTCAGTAAAATGCTTCAAAATTATAGCTAAACATCAAATTTCTGCTGTGGAAATTATTGATCGCTTGATGTTTATTAATCCTGATGAATTTTTGAAACGAAATTTTAACTGAACAGCATTTATTTTTAGTTAAAATATTGGAGTGTCAGCGTTAATATTAATAGCAATAAAGACAATTATAATACATTTGTCCATTTATCTTTGAGACTTGGACAGCACCGAAAACATAGAACCCAAAACATCCAAAAAACGAGACTATCGTTGGATACGCAGAACTCTACGCGTGTTGTTGGGAATTCTTATATTTTTATTTTTGGTTATTCTTTTTGTAAGAAGTCCTTGGGGACAAAGTATAATTGTGGACAAAGTTGTAAACTATATCTCCAATAAAACCAATACTAAAGTTGACATAGAGAAACTTTTTATCACTTTCGATGGCGACGTGCAACTCGACGGCCTTTATTTGGAAGACAAAAAAGGCGATACCTTGGTCTATTCCAAATCCCTAGAAGCCAATATTCCACTCTGGAAAATGATAAGAGGCGAAGCCGTCGGTGTCGATGCTCTTGATTGGGACGGTTTGCGCGTCAATATTATTAGAAAAGATTCCATCGAAGGCTATAATTTTCAGTTTTTGATTGATGCTTTTGCAGCAACAGACAGTACAACTGTTGCTACAGATACAACTTCAACACCACTGAACCTTGTTCTTGGCAACTTAAACTTTAACAATTTTGATATCATTTTTGATGATGTGGTTGCAGGCATCGATTCCAGATTTAAAATCGGCAATCTGGAAGCTGATATGGAAACCACCAATGTAGAGGATATGGTTTTTAAGGCTTCAACCATTAATCTTAGCGATGCCAATATTAAATTTATCCAAAAACCTGTAGCGATTGATTCAACAGCTTCAGACGTGCCTTTGCCAAAATTCTCGTTTGACAATTTAAGCTTGAATAATGTGGTCGCTTATTACGAATCCCAACCCGACCGAATCATCGCAGATGTAGACATTTCGGAGTTTGCTACGGAAGTTCCAATTATCAATCTAGAAGCTAGTGATTTCAACCTTAAAAAAATAACACTCAAAAACTCTAGAATCAGCTTAACAACAGAAGCCGATATCAATGGACTCACACAAAAATTAGAAGAAATAAAAGACGATGCCAAAAGTGATATCAATAAATTTGAATGGCCTCAAATAAAACTAAATGTTTCCGAAATAGATTTTGAAAACAATCAATTTGATTATCGTGTCGGCAATGCAGAATCGGAATCAGATGTTTTTAATCCAAACGCTATTTCACTTTCTAACTTAACGCTTCAAGCCAAAGACATTTTGTTAGAAAATAAAAAAGCAACACTCAACTTAGCGCAACTAAAATTTAATGAAATCTCGGGATTTAACCTCAAGCAATTGGCTGTTAATTTTAAGGCTACGGACCAAAATATGCGTCTAGAGGATTTAAAATTCCAATTAAACGATAATGCTATTTCGGGTTATGCGCATTTAGATTACCAGTCGCTTTCGCAATTAATGGCTACACCTGAAACCACCAAAGTGAAATTGAATTTGCCAGCGTTTCGATTATCATTATCAGAACTTTTCAAATTTCAACCTGATTTAAAAAATAACGAATACCTAAAAAAAATAAGCGAAAAACCGTTTAAAGGATATCTCAATGCCTCAGGAACTTTAGCGTCCATAAATCTAACGAAAGCTGAAGTCAATTGGGGAAAATCAACCCAAATTTCCGCTACAGGATCCATTCAAAATGTTACAAATCCTGAAACTCTTCAATTCAACATTCCGCAGTTTTCTGCAAAAACAAAACGTTCGGATTTAATTCAATTTGTAAGCGAAAAAGATTTAGGAGTGAGTTTACCTAACGACGTTCAACTCGCAGGTAATTTCAACGGAAGTCCAGATGATATTTCAGCAAAAGCAAAACTAACAACGACCCAAGGTATTGCGACTATAGATGGGAATTTCAAAAATGCAAATACCATCGCTTACGATGCTACTCTTACCATTGAAGATTATAAAGTCAACGAATTGCTTAACAATCCTCAATTTGGAGCATTAAGCTTAACTATTGATTCCAAAGGAAGCGGAAAAACCATCAACACTTTGGATGCCTCTTTGGATGCGACCGTTTCAAAATTCCAACTTAATGACTATGCCATTAAAGATCTTAATATCAAAGGAAATATAAAAGATGGCAGTGGTAATGTGATTTCAAAATACAAAGACGAAAATCTAAATGTAAATCTAGATGCTTTTGTAGTTCTAGATTCTGTTGCACCAGAAGCCACATTAGAGTTGAACGTCATTGGCGCCAATTTGCAAGCACTTGGTCTAATGGGTCGCAACGTAAAAACTGGTATGAACATATATGTAGATTTCAAAGGAAATAGCGAGAGTTATGACGTGTCGGCAATTGTTAATGATGGTGTTGTAGTCTATGATAACAGAACCTATTTATTGGGTTCACTTAAGGCTTTGGCCCATGTTAGAACGGACACGTCTTCTGTGTCTTTAAGCAATAAAATGATTGATTTAGACTTAAAGTCAAATGCCGATCCCGCGACTTTTAGTAATGCCTTAAGACGTCATGTGTCCAGTTATTTTTATCGCGATGAGAAACTCCCAGATTCCATTACCCAATTCGTCAATCTAAAACTTGAAGGTAAAGTTTCAGAATCGCCCTTACTAAATGATGTGTTTTTGGTAAATGTAAAGGATTTGGACACTATTGATATTTCCATAGATTTTAACGAAAAAGCTCGAAAATTAAAGGCTAATATCACCGCACCACATATAAATTATAGTGGTAATGAACTCGATAGTTTAGCGTTTTCCATGAATACGGATAAGGACAATTTCAAATTTAATCTTGGCTTTAAAAATATAACCGCTGGACCTTTAGACATACCTAAAACCATCATTACGGGAAATCAGACCAATAATGAATTATCATTGAATTTTTTAGGCTTTCACGATGATGAAAAACTGATGAATGTCAATACAAAAATTACGGGAAATCGTGAACGCTTACAATTTTCAGTTAATCCTGATAGTTTAATATTGAATAAGGAAAAATGGATGATTCCATCGTCAAATGAAATTGTTTATGAGGACGAAAATCTGGAATTTACGGATTTTAAAATCACTAAAAACAATCAAACCATTGAAATTACGGATAAATTGCCCAACTTTTCAAAGCAACATATAGCTGTTGAGTTTGCTAATTTTGAAATCAATGAGGTCTTCAATTATTTGAATCCTGAATCTGAAATAGCATCAGGAAAACTCAATGGCAGTTTTATTCTCGAAGATCCTTTTACAAACACGGGTCTTGTTGCAGATTTAAGTATTGAAAAATTCAATGTTCTCAACACAGATTTAGGCATATTGAGCGTCAATGGAAACTCTCTTGGAGAAGGTAGTTATGCCTTTAACGCAGGATTAAAAGGAGGTGATATCGATTTTGATTTGGTTGGCGATTATATGGTCAATAATAACATAACCAATCTCGATTTGAATTTAGATATCAACACCTTTAAAATGAAAGCGCTCAACACCCTTTCGTTAGGTGAAATAAAAGAGACAGATGGGAGTTTTTCTGGTGCTTTTAAGGTTACAGGCACCACTACTGACCCACAATATAATGGTTCAGTAACGTTTAATAATGCGGATTTCAATATCGTAAAACTGAATACAAAATTCACGATGGCCAATGAAACGCTAAACATCAATAACGATGGCCTCTCCATGTCCAATTTTACCATAAGCGACGAGAACAATAATAATCTGATCTTATCTGGTGACATAGGTACCGAAAGTTTTATTAATCCAACATTTAATTTAAAGGTACAGGCAAAAAATTTCCAAGTACTAAATGCCACACAAGAAGATAATGAAGAATTTTACGGAAAAGTGACCTTTGACGCCAATGCCACTCTTACTGGTGATTTACAAATACCAAAATTAAGCGCTAAATTGACTTTAGGTTCTAAAACTGACCTTACCTATGTATTACCTTCAAGTCTCGCTAGTGTTGAGGAACGGGATGGTGTCGTTGTTTTTGTCAATCGTGAAAATCCTGATGCCATTCTTACACAAACCGAAGAACAAACGGCAACCATTAAAGGTTTTGATATTTCAACACAGATTAAAGTTGGGAAAGAAGCCGCAGTTACCATTATTATAGATGAAGAAACTGGTGATAATTTCAGGGTTTCAGGAGAGGGCGATTTCATATTTACTATGGTACCAAACGGACGCATTACACTTACAGGTGGTTATGAAATATCAGATGGCCATTATGAACTTAATCTTTATAATCTGGTCAACAGAAAATTTTTAATTGCACCTGGAAGTCGCGTGACATGGTCTGGAGATCCATTTGATGCGAAATTGGATGTCCGCGCCATTTACAATTTAGAAACTTCGGCTTCAGCACTTATGGCACCCCAAATTTCTGGAGCAGATCCATCCGTGAAAAGTAAATACAGACAGGTTTTACCGTTTAAAGTATATCTTAATATTGATGGCGAATTATTACAACCTAAAATCTCTTTTGCTTTGGATATGCCGGAAGAAGAACAAGGTGCCATTGGTGGCCAAGTTTATGGGAGAGTACAACAAGTTAACTCACAAGAAGGTGAACTTAACCGACAAGTGTTTTCATTATTAGTGCTTAACCGTTTTTACCCAGAACCCGGAAGTGACGGAAGTACTGGAGGATTCGCAACCATTGCTAGAGACAACCTTAACGATGCCGTTTCTGAACAACTAAATGCATTTTCAGATAAAATATTAGGCAACACAGGTATTGAGCTCGATTTTGGACTTGATAGTTATACGGATTACCAAGGAGATACGCCAACCAACCGAACACAATTGGATGTCGCAGCCCAAAAGAAACTTTTTAATGATAGATTAACGGTAAGAGTTGGTAGTGAAGTTGACATTGAAGGTAGTGGTTCTACAGAAGAAGAAACACCATTAATTGGTAATGTGAGTTTAGAATACACCCTTTCTGAGGATGGAAGATACCGACTAAAAGGTTTCAGAAAAAGTGAATTTGAAAACGTAATTGATGGCCAAACCATTGTAAGTGGAATAGCCCTTATTTTTACACAGGAATTCAACCAATTTAACGAACTTTGGGATGCTATTTTCCGTTCACAAAATGAGAAAGAAGAAAAACTGGAAGCTGATAAAAAAGCAGCTGAGGAAAAACTAAAAGCCAAAGAAGAAGCAACAGATAAAAGCATTGAACAGAAAAAGAATTAAAACTTGAACTTAAAAACGAAATACATAACCATCATCTCCATTATAGGACTGTTTTTATACTCATGTAGCATTAGAAAATACATTCCTGAAAACGAACGTTTATACACAGGCGCCACGATAGAGATTGATGCAGATTCCACGGTTCAGAATCTTGAAGATTTAAAAAGCGAATTGGAAACGGTTTTACGCCCAGAGCCGAATTCAAAATTCTTGGGCGTGCGTCCAGGTTTGTATTTTTATTACAAAAACCAAAAAGAGAAACCAGGATTTATTAACCGCTGGTTATTCAAACAAGTAGGCGAAAAACCAGTGTATCAATCAGATGTGGAAACTTTTGAAGTTGAAGAGATTTTGCGCAACAGGTTAGAAAACAACGGCTTTTTTTACAGTACGGCAAGCTCTTCATTTGAAGAAAAGGAAATAGAAGCCTCTGCGACTTATAATTTAAAAGTTCCCAAACCTTATACGATGGCTAGCTTCCAGTTGGATTCGATGCCATTACCAATTGAAAACGATGTAAAACAGGTAACAAACAACGCGGCTTTTCAAGAGACAAAGCGTTTCGATTTATCCAATATGAAACTGGAACGCCAACGTATAGATTCAGAATTAAAGAAAAAAGGTTATTACAATTTCAATCCTGATTTTTTCATTTTTCAAGCAGACACCAATCAGTACAATAACAAACGGTTTGATTTGTTCTTGAAGTTAAAAGCCGAAGTCCCTAAAAAAGCCTTAGTGCCTTATATTATAAAACAGGTCAATATTTACCCTAATCATGACCTGCAAGATTCCACACGGGCAACACCAGAACGTTTTAATGAGAAAAATTATATTCAGGATTCGTTGTTTTTCAAGCCAAAATATCTCGATAAGTTTATTACTTTAGAAGAAGAAGAATTCTACAATCCACAAACTTCAAAAAACACAGCGAGACGTTTATCCACCATTGGTGCTTATAAATATGTAAACATTCAATATAAAGAAATCGATTCGGCCTT
Protein-coding sequences here:
- the leuC gene encoding 3-isopropylmalate dehydratase large subunit — translated: MTTKKTLFDKVWDSHVVSTIENGPQILYIDKHLIHEVTSPQAFNELEDRGIPVFRPDQIVATADHNTPTLNQDQPIRDALSRKQLEQLSENCKKNNITLYELGHKYNGIVHVMAPELGVTQPGLTMVCGDSHTSTHGAFGTIAFGIGTSQVAQVFASQCLLLTKPKSLRVSVNGKLKNGVLPKDVILYIISKLGTNSGTGYFCEYAGNVFEDMSMEGRMTVCNMSIEMGARGGMIAPDDTTFEYVKGRKFAPQGDDFDKKVAYWKTLPTDEGAQFDKEYSFDAEDIEPMITYGTNPGMGIKISENIPVDENPSFKKSLAYMNFEAGESLINKLINFVFIGSCTNSRIEDFRVAANYIKGKKKAENVTAWLVPGSKQVEAQIIEEGLKTVFDDAGFELRQPGCSACLAMNDDKIPEGEYCVSTSNRNFEGRQGQGSRTILASPLVAAATAVEGKIVDITKQLN
- a CDS encoding 2-isopropylmalate synthase — protein: MSDNNIQIFDTTLRDGEQVPGCKLNKEQKVIIAEQLDVLGVDVIEAGFPVSSPGDFESVEAISKIVKNATVCGLTRSVRNDIKVAAEALKYAAKPRIHTGIGTSESHIIHKFKTTQEDILERAFAAVKYAKSFVEDVEFYAEDAGRTDNEYLARVCEAAIRAGATVLNIPDTTGYCLPSEYGAKIKYLKENVKGIEKAILSCHCHNDLGLATANSIEGVINGARQIECTINGIGERAGNTALEEVVMVLKQHPYLNLDTNINTSLLYGMSQLVSDSMGIYTQPNKAIVGSNAFAHSSGIHQDGVIKNRETYEIIDPKDVGVTESAIVLTARSGRAALAYRAKIVGYELTKLQLDDVYSNFLRFADRKKEINDSDIHQIIETSKVYEQIISA
- a CDS encoding O-acetylhomoserine aminocarboxypropyltransferase/cysteine synthase family protein, with product MSTQKFATQALHAGHDVSQTGGTRAVPIYQTTSYVFDNSDDAAGRFNLSVPGFIYTRLNNPTNDILEQRLAALEGGIAAVATASGTAAISTTLLTLLRAGDHIVASSSLYGGTYNLLSVTLPRHGITTTFVDASDPENFEKAAQENTRAIFVESLGNPKLDVLDLEAISKAAKAHKVPLIVDNTVATPSLLNPIEYGANIVIHSLTKYINGNGTSLGGIIIDAGTFDWTNGKFPEFTEPSAGYHGLVYSEVIGPAAFIAKIRIEGLRDYGGALSPFNAFQIIQGLETLELRIQKHSENALELAKWLQAQSEVKWVNYPGLESSKYNSLAKKYLPKGQSGIVTFGYEGGYEAAKTIADTTKIFSLLANIGDTKSLIIHPASTTHQQLSDEAQETTGVTKDLIRLSVGLENIEDLKADLKEAFAAVKEKQALQN
- a CDS encoding alpha/beta fold hydrolase — its product is MGKLNYIYLSDFNTESGKAYAINLSYQTFGKALHEAPIVLVNHALTANSNVIGEHGWWNDLIGANKCIDTNSYSILAFNIPGNGYDTNAENLIENYKDFTARDIAKLFALGLEQLNIEQLFAVIGGSVGGGIAWELAALKPQLIEHLIPIATDWKSTDWLIANCHIQDAILNHSSDPLADARMHAMTLYRTPESLKQKFERTKRNKDLFNIESWLNYHGNALNNRFNLSAYKMMNQILRTIDITEGRGDFIDVAAKIESDVHIITINSDLFFKAEENWNSFVELKSRKENVHIHEIKSIHGHDAFLIEFDQLERFLKPIFKVKVKTSETSDKQVA